In the Leifsonia sp. 466MF genome, one interval contains:
- a CDS encoding VOC family protein — protein MQISRQIVVFDTPDIDRESAFWADLMGGEVRGDEDDWRSVYVNGEPRLGFQLAPNHERPDWPNGAQQQLHLDLYVDDIREAHEHALAVGATLLRQADDLDAEGGFQVYEDPSGHPFCLCWG, from the coding sequence ATGCAGATCAGCCGCCAGATCGTGGTGTTCGACACCCCCGACATCGATCGCGAGTCGGCCTTCTGGGCCGACCTGATGGGCGGGGAGGTGCGCGGCGACGAGGACGACTGGCGCTCGGTCTACGTGAACGGCGAGCCGCGCCTCGGGTTTCAGCTCGCCCCCAACCACGAGCGGCCCGACTGGCCGAACGGCGCGCAGCAGCAGCTCCACCTCGACCTCTACGTCGACGACATCCGCGAGGCGCACGAGCACGCGCTCGCCGTGGGCGCGACGCTGCTGAGGCAGGCGGACGACCTCGACGCGGAGGGCGGGTTCCAGGTGTACGAGGATCCGTCCGGTCACCCGTTCTGCCTGTGCTGGGGTTGA
- a CDS encoding SDR family oxidoreductase — MSGDLPALAVTGVTGAIGRMTADLLSDAGVPFRMLARSPERAPRYPGTTVAAATYSDRDAVLSALDGVETLLMVSAAENAERLGEHLAFVDAAEESGVRHIVYTSFFGAAPDATFTLARDHYATEQRIRSSAMRHTFLRDNLYLDFAEFLVGDDGVIRGPAGDGRAAMVARADVARVAAVALQDPAAHADVTYDLTGPEELTLAEVAEKLSAHSGRAVSFHDETIPEAYASRAKWNAPDWQVDAWVSTYTAIAAGELAGVTDDVERVTGRRPLSLDELLRGAIA, encoded by the coding sequence ATGAGCGGCGACCTTCCCGCGCTCGCCGTCACCGGCGTCACCGGGGCGATCGGTCGGATGACGGCCGACCTCCTCTCCGACGCCGGTGTGCCGTTCCGGATGCTGGCGCGGTCCCCCGAGCGTGCGCCCCGCTACCCGGGGACCACCGTGGCCGCGGCGACGTACAGCGACCGTGACGCGGTGCTCTCCGCACTCGACGGCGTGGAGACCCTGCTCATGGTGTCCGCGGCCGAGAACGCCGAACGGCTGGGCGAGCACCTGGCGTTCGTGGATGCGGCCGAGGAGTCGGGCGTCCGCCACATCGTCTACACGTCGTTCTTCGGGGCCGCGCCGGACGCGACCTTCACGCTCGCCCGCGACCACTACGCGACCGAGCAGCGCATCCGTTCGTCGGCGATGCGCCACACCTTCCTGCGCGACAACCTGTACCTCGACTTCGCCGAGTTCCTCGTCGGCGACGACGGCGTGATCCGCGGTCCCGCCGGCGACGGTCGAGCGGCCATGGTCGCCCGTGCCGACGTCGCCCGGGTGGCGGCCGTCGCTCTGCAGGACCCGGCGGCGCACGCCGACGTCACCTACGACCTCACCGGTCCGGAGGAGCTCACGTTGGCGGAGGTCGCCGAGAAGCTCAGCGCCCACTCGGGTCGGGCGGTCTCGTTCCATGACGAGACCATCCCGGAGGCGTACGCCTCGCGTGCGAAGTGGAACGCCCCCGACTGGCAGGTCGACGCCTGGGTCTCGACGTACACGGCGATCGCGGCGGGCGAGCTCGCGGGCGTCACCGACGATGTGGAGCGCGTGACCGGCCGACGCCCGCTGTCGCTCGACGAGCTGTTGCGCGGCGCCATCGCCTGA